A genome region from Geodermatophilus bullaregiensis includes the following:
- the galE gene encoding UDP-glucose 4-epimerase GalE, with protein MSWLVTGGAGYVGAHVVHAMVAAGEDVVVLDDLSTGDADRLAGLPQVPLEVGSVRDRGTVRRVLREKGVSGVVHLAGKKQVAESVADPLLYWAENVEGLVALLEGCRAKGVTRFVFSSSASVYGTPDADRVAEDTACCPLSPYGRTKLAGEDLLRDCAAWGLTSTSLRYFNVAGAAAPELGDRGAANLVPLVFEALDAGRPPLLFGDDHPTPDGSCVRDFVHVSDVAHAHVAAARALAAGRPGGTYNVGRGEGSSVLEVLRVVAEVTGGDTTPQVTGRRPGDAARVVAAVDRIATDLGFRATRDLREMVTSAWTAWRALQPL; from the coding sequence GTGAGCTGGCTGGTCACCGGGGGTGCCGGGTACGTCGGGGCGCACGTCGTCCACGCGATGGTCGCGGCGGGGGAGGACGTCGTGGTCCTCGACGACCTCTCCACCGGCGACGCCGACCGGCTCGCCGGCCTGCCGCAGGTGCCGCTGGAGGTCGGCTCGGTGCGGGACCGCGGCACGGTGCGGCGGGTGCTCCGGGAGAAAGGCGTCAGCGGCGTCGTGCACCTGGCGGGGAAGAAGCAGGTGGCCGAGTCCGTGGCCGACCCGCTGCTCTACTGGGCGGAGAACGTCGAGGGGCTGGTCGCCCTGCTCGAGGGGTGCCGCGCCAAGGGCGTCACCCGGTTCGTCTTCTCCTCGAGCGCGTCGGTCTACGGCACGCCCGACGCCGACCGCGTTGCCGAGGACACCGCCTGCTGCCCGCTGTCGCCGTACGGCCGCACCAAGCTCGCCGGGGAGGACCTGCTGCGCGACTGCGCCGCCTGGGGCCTGACCTCGACCAGCCTGCGCTACTTCAACGTCGCCGGCGCCGCCGCGCCGGAGCTCGGTGACCGGGGGGCGGCGAACCTCGTGCCGCTGGTCTTCGAGGCGCTCGACGCCGGCCGGCCGCCGCTGCTGTTCGGCGACGACCACCCGACGCCCGACGGCAGCTGCGTGCGCGACTTCGTGCACGTCTCCGACGTCGCCCACGCGCACGTGGCCGCCGCCCGCGCGCTGGCCGCGGGACGGCCCGGCGGCACCTACAACGTCGGCCGCGGCGAGGGCAGCAGCGTGCTGGAGGTGCTGCGCGTCGTCGCCGAGGTCACCGGCGGCGACACCACCCCCCAGGTGACCGGCCGCCGTCCCGGTGACGCCGCCCGCGTGGTCGCCGCCGTCGACCGGATCGCCACCGACCTCGGCTTCCGCGCCACCCGCGACCTGCGCGAGATGGTCACCAGCGCCTGGACCGCCTGGCGCGCGCTGCAGCCGCTCTGA